From the Candidatus Methylacidithermus pantelleriae genome, the window TTGAGGACCCGTCCGTGGGGATGGTACAGGCCCGGTGGGATTTTCTTAACCGGAGCGAAGCACTATTGACCCGTTTCCAGGCATTGTTTCTGGACGGTCATTTTTTGGTGGAACAACCGGCCCGAGCGTCTATGGGAGTTTTTCTTAATTTTAACGGAACCGCCGGTGTCTGGCGTCGCAAATGCATCGAATCGGCGGGGGGATGGTGCGCGGACACTCTGACGGAAGATCTCGATTTAAGTTATCGCGCCCAATTTTTGGGATGGAAATTTCTTTTTCTTCCCCACTTGGCCGTACCGAGCGAGCTTCCCTATCCAATGCCTGCTTACCGGAGCCAGCAACATCGATGGGCTAAAGGAGCGATGCAGACCGCTCAAAAGCACCTGGTCACTTTGCTGACTGGACCGTTTTCGCTTCGGGTCAAACTGGAAGGTCTTTTCCACTTGCTTTCCCATGCGATTCACCCCTTTGTAGCCTGTATCGCCTTTCTCAATCTCTGGGCCGCCTTCTCCGCGGAAAAAGCCAGCCCTTTTGCTCAGCCATTCATTGGAAGCGTCTTCCTTGCCTTAGCACTGTGTTTCTTTCCGCCCATGGGAATCCTTTTGGCCATGCGGCGTAGCTCCCTATTCGGCTACGTGCTTCTACCCTTTTATGCTGCGGCCTCCCTCGGGATGTCCCTGGCCAATACTCGCTCCGCTTTGGAAGGCCTCCTTGACCGCCGGGCCGTTTTCATCCGCACTCCAAAGCGAGGGATAGAGATCTCAGGGAATCCTGGCCGAGCCCTCTCTCTTTACAGCGCCCCAACCCCGTGGGTTTTACCAGTGGTGGAAACCCTGCTAGGGTTTATCTTTCTTTTAGCTTCCCAAGAACTTTTAATGAAAAAATGGTGGCTCGTTCTTCCTACCTATCTGCTTCACGCTTTTGGTTTCCTATACGTAGGACTCCTTACGCTCTATTGGGGC encodes:
- a CDS encoding glycosyltransferase, yielding MHALFYSLYLVCGLVLLVYGLHRLTLLWRAWKGRAPEPKPQGSLPQGEYPSVTVQLPIYNERLVVERLLRSVASLDYPKDRLEIQVLDDSDDETSEVVARLATELSQGGLRLVHLRRSQRKGYKAGALQEGLLRTQSELIAIFDADFVPPPHFLKLIVPYFEDPSVGMVQARWDFLNRSEALLTRFQALFLDGHFLVEQPARASMGVFLNFNGTAGVWRRKCIESAGGWCADTLTEDLDLSYRAQFLGWKFLFLPHLAVPSELPYPMPAYRSQQHRWAKGAMQTAQKHLVTLLTGPFSLRVKLEGLFHLLSHAIHPFVACIAFLNLWAAFSAEKASPFAQPFIGSVFLALALCFFPPMGILLAMRRSSLFGYVLLPFYAAASLGMSLANTRSALEGLLDRRAVFIRTPKRGIEISGNPGRALSLYSAPTPWVLPVVETLLGFIFLLASQELLMKKWWLVLPTYLLHAFGFLYVGLLTLYWGVRQETDRRIATALSKRKDR